The DNA region TCGTCAAATTGCTTGAAAGTGTGAAACCCATAAGTTATAGATAAATATCTATAGTTGAAAGAGATTCAATGGGTAATTTTGAGATATATAAAGATTGTCTTGTCGCCAAAAGTTTTACAAGAAAGAAGACAGTGATCACAAAGAGACTTTCTCTCTGATTTCTTAGAAAGACTTTCTTAGAACTATAATAATACCGTAgatcattttgataatttttttgcatAGATGGATGTAAAGATTACGTTTCTAAATGGAAACATTGATGAAATAATTTATACGGTACAACCTGAAAAACCTTGTATAAGATGATTTAATGTCTATGATatgcaaactaaaaaaaaaccatttatgCTTTTAAACAAGTCTCTCGTCTATGGTATTACAAAATTCATTGTCTCTACACCATTCTGTAATAGATTCTAAGAAAAACACATAGATCAGAAATCACATAAGGATTCAAATTCTGTTGCATTTATTTGATCAATTATTATGAGTTTATATATTTCTAAAActcttcttgataatctaaTTAATGTGTTCATGGTGgttattgaaattttataaaaatcccATAAAATTCCAACAAAACTTGTCCCtccctttcaaaaaacaaaaagaatatacAAAAATTACAAGGAAGTGCATATCATTATTATTCTCTCTTTAATAAGTGCGTGTGTAAATttagaatttagtttttatatttttcgcaTTTATATTTGTAGTTATGAAAAATGCCAACATATCTATATCTATTAAGGCCAGAAGTAATATTTCAGTACTAATAATTGAATAAGaacggaataaaaaaaaaactaattgaataaggaaggaataaaaaaaaaactaattgagtAAGGATGGAATATTACTATAAAagagtttttgattttttttcatacttaattttttttggcccTCTTTATGTTTCATTATAATTCGtgatattgtttttatttccacttcacatcatttattagttatcttatttttgccattgcctttatttattttttttggctaGTGTATACACTTTTGGTTGTGAAATTATTAACttccattataaaaaaaacccaaGTATGAACATAATTAAGGTGGTGATGTACTCTTGTGGCTGGCATAACAAAATTGCCACAGTTTTCATgtttaaactattttaattaattacaaaagtaTATTAGACGACAAAACTTTTTCTATTTATGAAAAAAGGGAAAACATTGGCGACAAACCACAATCTAATCATATTGTTGTATGAAACGGAAGAAGCTTGAGGCTGATTAGGATTACTAACTGTTATGATTATGTGCAAATGCCGACCAAGCTACCACTCGTGATCATCACCatagaaaaacagaaaaggaggTGAAGAAACAAAAGGTGTGTTGTGTTGATTATAATTCAAGGCTGATGGGCGCAAAAATGCAAAAGTTAGGCCTATCAAAGCCTACAAGGTTAGATAGTAGTATTAGATTGGCTAGTAGTAATGACTGTTGAAACTATAATTAAAAGTTTGAATGATTAGGGAATCTCAAAACAGTGTttgcaaggaaaaaaaaatttgggcTTAAGTTAAAATCTCTTTGTTGATTTGCCTTGGCGTCCCGGTGTGAACCTCTTAATCTCTTATGCGTGTCAAACCAGTGTCCTTCCCTTTCAATTTGCACATGTTTGtggtatataatataatattataatgatgcataaattgtaattgaacagaaaaaaaataatttatttgaacaaaaaaagaaacttgaaaaaatcaaactaaaatggAGGACATTCCGAAAAAGGGAAAGTGGctagttaaattaaatcaaatcttGTAATTTTATGATGTGCCCGATAGAGGAAGTTACGACATTTTCCGATAACTTTACTAACTAAAATTTCCCCCCCTTTCTTTCACATGTACCAATTAAATTGGTTAGTCATCGACATTGGGGCaacaaatttaaatggtcaattttaattttaataggaAGCGTTTGAATTAATCCATAGGTGGTCAATGAATAACCCATCACATTAATAAACAGTAGTAAGATAAACATAGGGTATTGGGCATTTTAAAAGAACAATAATAGTAGTATAAAAAGGACAATAGTTATAGATATATGTCCCATCAATGGATCAAACACAGCGTAAAAAGGAGGCTAAGAAGAAGGAAGAGCCCCAGCCGAAAACGCAAGCGGAAATTGAAACGTAGTAGCACAAATCTGCTTTTTTGACTTAGGCATGATTCAGCCGTGTTTGGTAGTAATAATCATAATCATCACCATAGTTAACAACATTATCACAAACTGTTAAGTAAATTTATTCCTTTTCTCGCGTATGTGAACTGAACACCCAccaataacaatatataataattaatgaatgaaaaattGACTAGTCAAAAGTCACATCTTGAGTTGTGAGGGTAAAATCTAGTATAGGGGGTTACTTTTCCATGAttaaccaacaaaactaacctAAGCAAATCTTAATCACACCCTCGCCGCACCAGATTCCTTCCCGCGCCACGAGAAATTGACCAGCCGAGAATTTGGAATAAGAATCCAACGGCGCAGAGACGTAGGCGTAACGAAAACGGACGAgtccttttctctctcctcctttttcattttccttttttcttttttctaaacaTGTATTATAATTCTTAtgtgttatgattttttttctttgcttttctTTAACggatcatattattttattaagtgaCTTACCAAGATTTAACCATCCAATTCATAGTCCAACAGAGattactcattatttttttatgataaatatttgatatcaatatgataaaaaaaattcaatgctctcatttatatatatatatatatataatggatttaattttaaaaattatgaatatgaaTATTAAGCCCTCTAAAAATATAAAGCACCTTTATACTCACGATATTCTAattctaaataaatttttggaATATGAGTCAGTGAGgcaaaaggagaaaaaacatCTCATCCTCCTCCACCTCACTAGTCAACACGTGTCTCCACCGGCGGTTACCGGTAGCCGGTCACCGGCGAACCTTTTGCAGCCCCACCACAACCTCCTCCGTCAAATTTTGCACAACTCGAAAACAcacagatttttatttttttttaaagaaaagacaCACAGAGAACGATGTTTAGTTAGTTGATtaatctattaattaattagtggcgatgggaaaagaaatgaaaattaaggaattatttaattataaattaagatGTGATTTAAGGGGAGATAAGGCCATGTGAGGGGTCCTCTCTGAGATTTTGCTCCAAAACCTTCCCCTTCATCTGATTTGCAGAGACTAACCCAAGAAAGGACCAACCAAAACCAAGTGCTTTCTTGGAGCTTGGTAGAGAGAGAAAGTcccactttctctctcttctcttttttctttctgtgTGTGTTGTGTGCGTGCGTGCGTCTGAGGGTACATGCAAAACAGTGAGTTTGAGATAGAGAAAGAAGGAGTTCAAgattgttgttcaattttgcaaAAACTGCCCATCAagtacttttgttgttttttttttcgattttgctTCTTATCCAACCCGTAAGTTTCTTGAATcattgctctctctctctctctctctctctctctctctctctctctctctctatatatatatatatatatatatatatatatatatatatatatgtatattattttctaGCTTTCTTATGAATGAGCTGTTTTGTTTGCTATTGTTGTTAAGATTGTAGATTTATGGAGATCTAACGAAATTTGGCCTTTTGTTCAATCCCGGGGGATATTGATTAATGTTTTgttcaaaattgttttttttttttttttttgggtttgtGCATTGGAGTGTTTGATTCATTGTTGTGTTGCATTTGATTCCCTGGACCGATTTCGTTCAATTGAAGTTAGATGTTATCTATGGTGTTTTGCTTATTGGATCTCTCTGCGATTTTTTTTCAGAACGGGGCATTTTTCCCTTTCCTCTAATCAGGGTGttcgtgaaaaaaaaatgtgattttgaATGGATTCCGATCTGTAATCGTGTTTTTTGTGGTGTTGATGTTTCTGGGCATTTAGATTTTCAATTGGAATTGTTCTTCCTGAGAAGAAGGGTTAATagatagagagagaagagagagaaatacATGGAACTTGTGAATTGAGTCTGATTTTGATTGATTCCGTTTTGAACAGGTTCTTGATTTGGAAGGTGATTCCGGGAAGGAATTGTTAGGGTGCTGCTGAGGCTGTTCATCACCTATCTTTGTGGTGTTGAATTTGCCACTTCTGATAAAGACAGAAGAAAGCACCGGATTGAAGGttgagttgttgttgttgcttgttGCTGCTTCTGTCTCTTGTTGTGGAGACTATGTTGGAGGGTCGTTCCTGCGTGGTTCCGAGGTTGTTTCCCAGTTCTTGCCAGGCAGATAACAAGTGGTCTTTCATGACATACCTGCCGGACTTGGACATAAAGAATGGCAAGCGCCCTTTAGACACTGATGGGGAGGAAGAACCCCAGCCAAGGAAGGTGAATAGGAGAGTGGATTCTCGCCATCATGGCGAGACCACTCGGTTCTTGTTTCAAAAACAATCGTGTCATGCTGATGATTCTGTTGTTCCACAAATGGATCAGGATCGGAGGAAGGATTGCGTGTTGTTGAGTAATTGGCAAAGAGTTGAGAAGGCTGATGCCTTTTCTGCCCAGCTTTTGGATGAACGAGAGCAGCATCGCGCTGGGGATTCATTGGTGGTGTCCACTGACCTTCAATCTAATAAAAAGGAGGAGGATCAGTTAGAGGATTCATCAGATTCTGGTGTTCAGCAATCTGATGAACAGAAGATGGAGCAGGAGGTGGAAGGGGATTTGCTGGATGCTGGTGACCAGCAGCCACCTGATGATCAGGAAGAGCATCATGGTGGGGATTCATCAGATTCTGGTTCTCTTTTGCCCCGAATGAATCGGGACAGCTCAATCGCTTGTCTCAGCCGCTGCTCCAGGTCCGACTATGGCTCTCTGGCCTCGCTGAATAGGAGCTTTCGGAACACAATCCGAAGTGGTGAGTTGTATAGGTGGAGGAGACTTAATGGGATAATAGAACACTGGATTTATTTTTCCTGTGCCCTCCTTGAATGGGAGGCCTATGATCCAATTCGCGAACGGTGGATGCATTTACCAAGGATGGCTTCTAATGAATGCTTCATGTGTTCAGATAAGGAGTCTTTAGCTGTAGGAACTGAACTTCTTGTGTTTGGAAGGGAGATGAGGTCCCATGTTATTTACAGATACAGTCTTTTGACTAACTCATGGACATCTGGAATGAGGATGAATGCTCCAAGATGCTTGTTTGGATCTGCTAGTTTGGGGGAGATTGCTATTTTAGCTGGCGGGTGCGATTTGGACGGTCATATCCTTGACTCTGCTGAACTGTACAATTCTGAGAATCAAACCTGGGAACTACTCCCTAGCATGAACAAGCCGAGGAAGATGTGCTCTGGGGTATTTATGGATGGAAAGTTTTATGTTATTGGTGGAATTGGTGGAAAAGATTCTAAGCTTCTTACATGTGGTGAGGAGTACAATATACAAACTAGAACATGGACAGAAATTCCTAACATGTCCCCTGGACGCAGTGCCAGGGGAGCTGAAATGCCTGCAACAGCTGAGGCGCCACCTCTGGTTGCCGTTGTAAATGATGAATTATATGCTGCTGATTATGCTGACATGGAGGTAAAAAAATACGACAAGGAGCGAAGAGTGTGGGTTACCATTGGGAGACTACCTGAGCGAGCAGTGTCGATGAATGGTTGGGGTCTTGCATTCAGGGCGTGCGGAGATATGCTTATTGTCATCGGTGGACCAAGGACTCATGGTGAGGGTTTTATTGAACTCAATTCATGGGTTCCCAGTGAAGGACCTCCACAGTGGAATCTACTCGCCAGAAAACGGTCTGGCAACTTTGTCTATAATTGTGCTGTGATGGGATGTTGAAGAATTGAATTGTGAAAGGTATCACACATTTTGATGCTTCAAATCCAATGAGTTGCACAACATTGATTCATCCATTGACACAGGATTCTTGCTAATTGGTACTTTCCCCCTTCTTTCTCGATGATATTTTCCTTTCAAAGGCGGGGGAGGATGGGGAGGAGATTCAGATATTTCTCAAGATTGGCTGAAaagttttccaagaaggaggctCTTcggtcttttatttttatgttcaaAATTTCAGTTTCCATTTTGTTCCATTGAAATTGGTATCTTCCCCCATTTACATTTACATGAAAATTTTCAAAGCTTGCTATCATGTAGCACAGGAATAGGTTAAATAATTGAAGTCTCAACACTAATGTAGGTTATTGGTgttgtttattttaagtttttctttttttcaagaaCACACAACTAGATATT from Glycine soja cultivar W05 chromosome 8, ASM419377v2, whole genome shotgun sequence includes:
- the LOC114423272 gene encoding F-box/kelch-repeat protein At1g26930-like; the encoded protein is MLEGRSCVVPRLFPSSCQADNKWSFMTYLPDLDIKNGKRPLDTDGEEEPQPRKVNRRVDSRHHGETTRFLFQKQSCHADDSVVPQMDQDRRKDCVLLSNWQRVEKADAFSAQLLDEREQHRAGDSLVVSTDLQSNKKEEDQLEDSSDSGVQQSDEQKMEQEVEGDLLDAGDQQPPDDQEEHHGGDSSDSGSLLPRMNRDSSIACLSRCSRSDYGSLASLNRSFRNTIRSGELYRWRRLNGIIEHWIYFSCALLEWEAYDPIRERWMHLPRMASNECFMCSDKESLAVGTELLVFGREMRSHVIYRYSLLTNSWTSGMRMNAPRCLFGSASLGEIAILAGGCDLDGHILDSAELYNSENQTWELLPSMNKPRKMCSGVFMDGKFYVIGGIGGKDSKLLTCGEEYNIQTRTWTEIPNMSPGRSARGAEMPATAEAPPLVAVVNDELYAADYADMEVKKYDKERRVWVTIGRLPERAVSMNGWGLAFRACGDMLIVIGGPRTHGEGFIELNSWVPSEGPPQWNLLARKRSGNFVYNCAVMGC